Genomic segment of Corynebacterium urealyticum DSM 7109:
CGGTCGCGCAGACCGCGAAGGCCGATGAGCACGGCGACCTCGCGCTGCAGGGACAGTACCCGCCGGGCTCGACGTTCAAGATCATCACCGCCTACGCAGGCCTGGAGAAGCAGAACCTCACGCCTGATTCGATCGTGGGCTGCCCGGGCACCCAGGACATCGGCGGACGCATCGTCACGAACTACAACGGTTCCGGTTTCGGCGACGGACCGCTTCGCCAGGCCTTCGCCCGCTCCTGCAACACGACGTTTGCGGACATCTCCACCAAGCTCAAGCCCGGCGAGTTGAAGGCCACGAGCGCGCAGTTCGGCCTGGGCGTGGACTTCAAGATTCCGGGCCTGGATACCTTCACCGGCTCGGTACCCACCGGCGAGGTCATGCTGGACCGCACCGAGGCGGGCTACGGCCAGGGCCACGACCTGGTCAGCCCCTTCGGCATGGCGCTGGTCTCGGCCACCGCGGCGGCGGGGAAGATGCCGACCCCGTACCTCATCACTTCTCACAAGCCGAAGCCGGGCACCCAGCCGAAGGGCGCCGAACAGAAGCCCACAGGGAACAAGAGCAGCACCGATAAGGACAAGAAGGCCCCGGCCGGGCCGCAGCCGCTCGATAAGAAGAGGATCGCTGAGCTGCAGGCGATGATGCAGGATGTGGTGACCAACGGCACCGCGGCCGGGCTCGACCGTTACGGCGACGTCCGCGGCAAGACCGGTGAGGCGGAGATCAACGACGGCTCGCACGCCTGGTTCACCGGCTACCGCGGCGACCTCGCCTTCGCCACCCTCATCGTCCGCGGCGGCGGCAGTGAACACGCCACCGCGGTGACCGGGGAGTTCTTCAAGCACCTGGATGCCCCGGCCGCCCCGCGCGAGAACCAGCTGACCCCGGCCGCTGAGGGCTAAAGGAACTGTGCCGCTGCCCGAGGGGTACCATCGGGCACTATGACCAGAGCAGCACTTTCCCCAGGTAAGCCAACCCCGATCCGCACCGTGCCCGCCCACATCGAGCGGCCGGAATACGCGTGGAAGGCCGAGGTCCAGGAAAACATCGGCGAGGCCTGGATCCAGGATCCAGAGACCATCGAGAAGATGCGCGAAGCCTCCCGCATCGCCGCTGATGCGCTCCAGGAGGCCGGCAAGGCTGTCCGCCCCGGGGTGACCACCGACGAGGTCGACCGCGTGGCGCACGAGTACATGTGCGACCACGGCGCCTACCCCTCCACCCTGGGCTACCGGGATTTCCCGAAGTCCACCTGCGTGAGCCTCAATGAGATCATCTGCCACGGCATCCCCGATACGACGGTGATCGAGGACGGGGACATCGTCAACATCGACGTCACCGCCTACAAGAATGGCGTGCACGGGGACACGAACGCGACCTTCCTCGCCGGGGACGTCAGCGAAGAGCACCGCCTCCTCGTCGAGCGCACCGAGGCCGCTATGTGGCGCGGCATCAAGGCCGTCAAGCCCGGCCGCGAAATCAACGTCATCGGCCGCGTGATCGAGTC
This window contains:
- the map gene encoding type I methionyl aminopeptidase, translating into MTRAALSPGKPTPIRTVPAHIERPEYAWKAEVQENIGEAWIQDPETIEKMREASRIAADALQEAGKAVRPGVTTDEVDRVAHEYMCDHGAYPSTLGYRDFPKSTCVSLNEIICHGIPDTTVIEDGDIVNIDVTAYKNGVHGDTNATFLAGDVSEEHRLLVERTEAAMWRGIKAVKPGREINVIGRVIESYAKRFGYNVVRDFTGHGVGPTFHNGLIVLHYDNPSNQTLLEPGMTLTIEPMINLGGLDYEIWDDDWTVQTTDRQWTAQFEHTLVVTEEGYEVLTLPSED